The proteins below come from a single Desulfitobacterium metallireducens DSM 15288 genomic window:
- the hslO gene encoding Hsp33 family molecular chaperone HslO: MSNDIHDEIWLGTLLEGQARWVVAKTTDLVEEARSRHQTSPVATAALGRLMTASLLLASSLKGNESITIRLLGNGPLGGVVAVGNAQGEVRGYVHEPFTDLPLNENGKLDVAQAVGQGEFAVSKSLENGENFTSMVPLISGEIAEDLAHYLLNSEQIPSATLLGVLVERDYQVMGAGGMLIQLLPGASEECIEKIEEQINKLPEGISKIASESRSMEEMVQTLLGGLSYQVLEKRPAGFQCSCSKERVGATLISLGREGFKEILQDKQAELVCHFCNEHYQFDEKELMELYEQAK, from the coding sequence ATGTCAAACGATATACATGATGAGATATGGCTAGGAACCCTTCTAGAGGGCCAAGCACGCTGGGTTGTGGCTAAGACTACTGATCTTGTGGAAGAGGCCCGTAGTCGGCACCAAACGTCTCCAGTGGCAACAGCTGCTTTAGGCCGACTGATGACAGCATCTCTACTTCTAGCGAGTTCACTTAAAGGTAACGAAAGTATAACGATTCGTCTTTTGGGGAATGGTCCATTAGGTGGAGTTGTAGCTGTTGGCAATGCCCAAGGGGAAGTCCGTGGCTATGTCCATGAACCCTTTACAGATTTGCCTCTCAATGAGAATGGAAAACTTGATGTAGCACAAGCCGTCGGGCAAGGGGAATTCGCTGTCAGTAAAAGTTTAGAAAACGGCGAGAATTTTACGAGTATGGTACCTTTGATCAGTGGAGAAATTGCCGAGGATCTTGCCCACTATCTCTTGAATTCAGAGCAAATTCCTTCAGCAACTCTATTAGGAGTTCTTGTTGAACGCGATTATCAGGTTATGGGTGCTGGCGGAATGTTAATACAGCTTTTACCTGGAGCATCAGAAGAATGTATAGAAAAAATTGAGGAGCAAATTAATAAGTTGCCTGAAGGAATTAGTAAAATTGCTTCTGAAAGCCGTTCAATGGAAGAGATGGTTCAGACTTTATTAGGGGGGCTATCATATCAGGTTTTAGAAAAACGGCCGGCAGGATTTCAGTGTTCATGCTCAAAAGAGCGAGTTGGAGCAACTTTAATTAGCTTAGGCCGGGAAGGTTTTAAGGAAATTCTCCAAGATAAGCAAGCTGAATTGGTATGCCACTTCTGCAATGAGCATTATCAATTTGATGAAAAAGAGTTAATGGAGCTTTACGAACAAGCAAAGTAA
- a CDS encoding FtsW/RodA/SpoVE family cell cycle protein, whose amino-acid sequence MKGYGMLRLLNLMVLWVGLIVLLLEERANQQILWQAGVFSALLLLGLLVEKITDYKGDPLLLATVQTIVVIGLVFLTRIRPELAIRQFRWANIGLLAFYLVIFVLRDYRKLGRYQYLWGLAAVAMLLLTLVFGVTSGGATSWLTIGGFSFEPEELVKIALLLFLASYLGEHEELLRVGTVQVWRFSLPDWRTLGPFLIMSGFSLGLLAAQKSLGTALVFYSLFVLLLYAVTERPLYLGISLPMLAGTGTIGYFLFHHVQVRIATWLNPWIDSAGDGYQIAQSLFAIAGGGILGTGLGNGIGSFQVPAASTDFIFAVISEEIGFAGAMAVLLLFLIVVLRAFRVSMRAIDRFGQILAAGIGILIGTETLIILAGVTKLLPLTGIPLPWVSYGGSSMLVHFLLLGILANISQVAADGPFTLKSKERGYAV is encoded by the coding sequence ATGAAGGGATACGGAATGCTTCGCCTTCTTAATTTAATGGTCTTGTGGGTTGGCCTGATCGTCTTGCTTTTAGAGGAGCGGGCAAATCAACAGATTCTCTGGCAAGCGGGGGTGTTTTCCGCTCTACTTTTGCTGGGTTTACTGGTGGAAAAGATAACGGATTACAAGGGAGATCCGTTGCTTTTAGCCACAGTTCAGACCATTGTGGTCATTGGTTTGGTGTTTTTGACTCGGATACGTCCAGAATTGGCTATTCGTCAGTTTCGGTGGGCAAATATTGGCCTTTTGGCCTTTTATTTGGTTATTTTTGTACTCAGAGATTATCGTAAGTTGGGTCGTTATCAATATCTCTGGGGCTTAGCTGCTGTTGCCATGCTTTTATTAACCTTAGTATTTGGTGTAACTTCAGGTGGGGCAACCAGTTGGCTAACTATTGGAGGTTTTAGTTTTGAACCCGAGGAATTGGTCAAAATTGCCTTACTCCTTTTCCTCGCTTCCTATTTGGGCGAGCATGAAGAGCTCCTCCGAGTGGGTACGGTTCAAGTCTGGAGATTTTCTTTACCCGACTGGCGCACATTAGGACCCTTTTTGATTATGAGTGGGTTTTCTCTGGGTTTGTTGGCGGCGCAAAAAAGTTTAGGAACAGCTTTGGTGTTCTATTCTCTCTTTGTGCTTCTGCTCTATGCAGTGACTGAGCGCCCCCTCTACTTAGGTATCTCCTTACCTATGCTTGCTGGAACAGGGACAATCGGCTATTTCTTGTTTCATCATGTCCAGGTGCGAATTGCAACTTGGCTCAATCCGTGGATTGATTCCGCAGGAGATGGGTATCAAATCGCCCAATCCCTCTTTGCGATCGCAGGAGGAGGAATTCTTGGAACAGGGTTAGGAAATGGAATTGGATCGTTTCAGGTTCCTGCTGCGAGTACAGACTTCATCTTTGCTGTCATTTCTGAAGAAATCGGATTTGCAGGTGCCATGGCAGTTCTATTGCTTTTCTTGATTGTCGTCTTACGTGCCTTCCGCGTGAGTATGAGAGCTATTGATCGTTTTGGGCAGATCTTAGCGGCTGGAATTGGAATTCTCATTGGCACAGAGACGTTGATTATCTTGGCAGGAGTGACAAAACTATTACCTTTGACAGGAATCCCTTTACCTTGGGTGAGCTATGGGGGAAGTTCCATGCTGGTTCACTTTCTGCTCTTAGGAATCTTGGCTAATATTTCCCAAGTAGCAGCGGATGGCCCCTTTACTTTAAAGAGCAAGGAGAGGGGGTATGCTGTATGA
- a CDS encoding thiamine diphosphokinase — protein sequence MRVAVVANGEWDVDWGSRELAQYDMLICADGGGNYALQSGRVPKVLIGDLDSITPGNLELCRQKKVHIEQFPREKDETDLELALEYAVSQLNPQTLWLYGATGGRVDHLLGNLALLLNFHKRGYCIHIKDPLHEIYLLQGREELKGRAGQELSLIPVSEKARVTTEGLYYPLQGDVILQDSPRGISNVFLGEEAVVEVEEGIVLLVVLA from the coding sequence GTGAGAGTTGCAGTTGTAGCCAATGGAGAATGGGATGTGGACTGGGGAAGCCGAGAACTGGCTCAATACGATATGTTGATCTGTGCAGATGGGGGAGGAAACTATGCCCTCCAATCTGGACGTGTACCCAAGGTTTTGATTGGAGATTTAGATTCAATTACTCCGGGAAATTTAGAATTATGCCGCCAAAAGAAAGTGCATATTGAGCAATTTCCTCGGGAAAAGGATGAGACCGATCTTGAGCTTGCGTTGGAGTATGCGGTAAGTCAGCTGAACCCGCAAACACTGTGGCTTTATGGTGCAACAGGGGGACGTGTCGATCATCTCTTGGGAAATCTGGCGCTCCTGCTCAATTTTCATAAAAGAGGTTACTGTATTCATATTAAAGATCCACTTCATGAAATTTATCTGCTTCAAGGCAGAGAAGAACTTAAGGGTCGAGCAGGACAAGAACTTTCGCTTATTCCAGTATCTGAAAAAGCTCGTGTCACCACTGAAGGACTATATTACCCTTTGCAAGGGGATGTTATATTACAGGATTCTCCGCGTGGGATTAGTAATGTCTTCCTCGGCGAAGAGGCTGTGGTTGAGGTCGAAGAAGGCATCGTTTTGCTGGTGGTGCTCGCATAG
- a CDS encoding Stp1/IreP family PP2C-type Ser/Thr phosphatase — protein MKVVSFSETGCVRKNNEDSLLVLSQYGLYAVADGMGGHLAGEVASRTALEVLSEASPELEGLGEDAVLDWVKQALIQANRRVFEASTVNPENEGMGTTLTVLVFKADQVVIAHVGDSRGYLWRKGNLIPLTVDHSLVEELVRMGQISPEEAEKHPQRHVLVRAVGTSQEVKVDSGCFDCQPGDFFLLCTDGFSNVITEQELIQELSQTGSWEEHFERMRQLILDRGAPDNFTALGCIME, from the coding sequence ATGAAAGTAGTAAGCTTTAGTGAAACTGGGTGTGTCCGGAAAAATAATGAAGATTCTCTGCTTGTTCTTTCCCAGTATGGTCTCTATGCTGTAGCCGATGGCATGGGGGGGCATCTTGCAGGAGAAGTTGCATCGCGTACAGCACTGGAAGTGTTGTCTGAGGCATCTCCAGAACTTGAAGGATTGGGGGAAGATGCGGTATTAGACTGGGTTAAGCAAGCCTTGATTCAAGCCAACCGCAGAGTGTTTGAGGCTTCTACCGTAAATCCGGAAAATGAAGGTATGGGGACAACCTTAACCGTTTTAGTTTTTAAGGCAGATCAGGTTGTAATCGCCCATGTTGGCGATAGTCGAGGGTATTTGTGGCGTAAAGGAAACTTGATCCCCTTGACCGTGGATCATTCACTTGTCGAGGAATTAGTTCGGATGGGGCAAATTTCCCCCGAAGAGGCTGAAAAACATCCCCAACGCCATGTTCTCGTTCGAGCCGTCGGCACATCTCAAGAGGTCAAAGTGGATTCAGGATGTTTCGATTGCCAACCGGGAGATTTTTTCTTGCTCTGCACGGATGGCTTTTCTAATGTGATAACGGAGCAGGAGTTGATTCAAGAGTTATCTCAGACAGGCTCTTGGGAAGAGCATTTTGAACGGATGCGGCAGCTCATTCTTGACCGAGGAGCTCCGGATAATTTTACAGCCTTAGGCTGTATTATGGAGTGA
- the rpe gene encoding ribulose-phosphate 3-epimerase → MLKIAPSILSADFSRLGEQVRTVEEAGAEFLHIDVMDGHFVPNLTIGSLVVKALRPQSKMFFDVHLMIEQPERYIQDFADAGADHITVHLEATPHIHRAVQQIKALGLSAGVAVNPATPLDGLKYILPELDMVLIMSVNPGFGGQKFIPGVLPKIEVLRTYLQQRHSSCQIEVDGGINAETAPAAVKAGAEILVAGAAVFGQTDPCKAIQDIRKAAGNPKDGAK, encoded by the coding sequence ATGTTAAAGATTGCACCTTCAATTCTTTCCGCCGATTTTTCCCGATTGGGCGAGCAGGTTCGTACGGTTGAAGAAGCAGGGGCTGAATTCCTACATATCGATGTAATGGATGGTCATTTTGTCCCGAATCTGACGATTGGTTCGCTTGTTGTCAAAGCCTTGCGCCCTCAATCAAAGATGTTTTTTGATGTGCATTTGATGATTGAACAGCCGGAACGCTATATTCAAGATTTTGCTGATGCTGGAGCGGATCATATTACTGTTCATCTCGAAGCAACTCCGCACATTCATAGGGCAGTTCAACAGATTAAAGCGCTAGGTTTATCAGCAGGTGTAGCTGTAAATCCAGCGACCCCCTTGGATGGTTTGAAATACATATTACCAGAGCTCGATATGGTTCTTATTATGAGCGTTAATCCTGGCTTTGGAGGTCAAAAATTTATTCCGGGAGTTCTTCCTAAAATTGAAGTCTTAAGGACGTATTTGCAGCAGAGGCATTCTTCCTGCCAAATTGAAGTTGATGGAGGAATTAACGCTGAGACGGCGCCAGCGGCAGTTAAAGCAGGTGCTGAAATTTTAGTAGCAGGTGCAGCAGTATTTGGTCAGACTGATCCATGTAAAGCCATTCAAGATATTCGTAAAGCGGCTGGAAACCCTAAGGACGGAGCAAAGTAA
- a CDS encoding FHA domain-containing protein, protein MQFIVVLGRLLFIVLIYLYLFRVLTALMGDLQFKGIRNGEQEYGRLEVLSGGELLPKGRAFRIEGKGLKLGRGKHNDVVLADHFASIDHALIRYKKGVTTIEDLGSTNGTWVNGERIHSSVQLVAGDYVKIGSITFQYSRWQNESSKL, encoded by the coding sequence ATGCAATTCATTGTGGTTTTGGGGCGTCTCCTCTTTATCGTTCTTATTTATTTATACTTATTTAGGGTTCTTACTGCTCTTATGGGAGATCTCCAATTTAAGGGGATCCGTAACGGAGAGCAGGAGTATGGACGTTTGGAAGTGCTCTCTGGTGGGGAACTCTTACCTAAAGGAAGAGCTTTCCGCATAGAGGGCAAAGGACTAAAATTGGGACGCGGAAAGCATAATGACGTGGTTTTAGCGGATCATTTTGCGTCGATCGACCACGCATTGATTCGTTATAAAAAAGGTGTAACCACCATCGAAGACCTCGGAAGCACGAATGGAACCTGGGTTAACGGAGAGCGAATTCATTCTTCAGTCCAATTAGTCGCTGGTGATTATGTGAAAATTGGAAGTATTACCTTCCAGTATTCGAGGTGGCAAAATGAAAGTAGTAAGCTTTAG
- the rsgA gene encoding ribosome small subunit-dependent GTPase A — protein MIAGILLKGYSGFYYVYAEGRVWECSLRGRFRIQGQEFLTGDRVQILPSNGNKATIEKVEERRNSLVRPTIANVDQAFLVFALVSPRPDLNLLDRLLIQVSEVGIKPVIILNKVDQAEVNSEDATAENSISSLDFYQNLHYDLIKVSTRTGQGIAEVREHLKDKVTVLAGPSGVGKSSLVNALEPGFELKTGEISRKLKRGRHTTRHVELMVCGEGLLADTPGFSSLYLPKMKREELTLFFPEFADVPGKCRFTSCVHHKEPDCAIKAAVESGQIEKSRYEHYCLFLEEVIAAERRY, from the coding sequence ATGATAGCAGGTATTTTGCTCAAAGGGTATAGCGGATTTTATTATGTCTATGCGGAGGGCCGAGTATGGGAATGTTCCCTACGCGGTCGCTTTCGCATTCAAGGACAGGAGTTTCTAACCGGGGATCGTGTCCAAATTCTCCCGAGTAATGGGAATAAGGCAACGATTGAAAAAGTCGAAGAACGGCGGAATTCTCTGGTTCGCCCGACAATAGCCAATGTGGATCAGGCCTTTCTCGTCTTTGCTCTCGTTTCCCCTCGTCCTGATCTCAACTTGCTCGATCGTCTACTGATTCAGGTCTCAGAGGTTGGCATTAAACCCGTGATTATCCTAAATAAAGTGGATCAAGCTGAAGTAAACAGTGAAGATGCAACAGCAGAGAATTCAATTTCAAGCTTAGATTTTTATCAAAACTTGCATTATGATCTTATTAAAGTTTCGACGCGAACAGGGCAAGGAATTGCTGAAGTTCGGGAACATCTCAAAGATAAGGTTACTGTACTTGCCGGCCCATCGGGAGTGGGTAAATCGAGCTTGGTTAATGCCTTGGAACCCGGTTTTGAATTAAAGACAGGAGAAATTAGTCGTAAATTAAAGCGTGGTCGCCATACGACTCGGCATGTTGAGTTAATGGTATGCGGGGAAGGATTGCTTGCCGATACTCCAGGATTTTCATCTCTTTATTTGCCCAAGATGAAACGAGAAGAACTGACTTTGTTTTTTCCTGAATTTGCAGATGTACCGGGAAAATGTCGGTTTACGAGCTGTGTGCACCATAAGGAACCGGATTGCGCCATTAAGGCAGCAGTCGAATCGGGGCAAATTGAGAAATCGAGATATGAACATTATTGCTTGTTTTTAGAAGAAGTTATTGCTGCCGAGAGGAGATATTAG
- a CDS encoding peptidoglycan D,D-transpeptidase FtsI family protein, translated as MKKGLRYIALGFSISFIFLSFGLVYWQVVRSDALLENPANRRLILMEERVVRGGIFDRNGEILAQTQTTDNQKKRIYPKGEALEPLIGYATLQHGSAGMEAAFGDWLLGIKDATATQEIKQTFQLPRKGNDVVLTLDYQLQKVAYEGLKGKQGTAVALDPRSGEVLALVSQPGFDPNSLDQNWAELSSRPGSPFVNRAFALYPPGSTMKVITSAAILRSGVNTGDLYNCTGSTIINGQVIPEQNDKAHGWVNYDTALADSCNTYFATFGVRSGDKQFLNAVRGFGFGQTIPFELPISPSQITNQSSIPKQLNTNLLAASTFGQGEVLVSPFHMALVAAGIANHGVIMTPYIVDQVLDDQQNILYKTSPKSWLTALSSEEADKIKSAMIAAVNDGTAAPGGIVGIQVAAKTGSAEPGGNAKTHAWYIAFAPAESPRIAVAVMVEHGGTGGGAAAPIARDMIEMALSQKAGESK; from the coding sequence ATGAAGAAAGGATTACGCTACATCGCTTTAGGCTTTTCGATCAGCTTTATCTTTCTGAGTTTTGGGTTGGTTTATTGGCAGGTCGTACGCTCTGATGCATTGCTAGAAAATCCAGCAAACCGCCGTCTTATCCTCATGGAAGAGCGTGTCGTTAGAGGAGGAATTTTTGATCGAAATGGCGAAATCTTGGCCCAGACACAAACAACGGACAACCAGAAAAAGCGAATCTACCCAAAAGGGGAAGCGCTTGAACCTTTGATAGGATATGCTACCCTGCAGCATGGTTCGGCAGGGATGGAAGCTGCGTTCGGAGATTGGCTGTTAGGAATAAAAGACGCTACGGCTACACAGGAAATAAAACAAACCTTTCAGCTTCCTCGAAAGGGAAATGACGTTGTTTTGACCTTGGATTATCAGTTGCAGAAGGTCGCTTATGAGGGACTCAAAGGTAAGCAAGGAACAGCAGTTGCGCTTGATCCTAGATCTGGGGAAGTTTTGGCGCTAGTCAGTCAACCCGGATTTGATCCCAATTCTCTTGATCAAAACTGGGCAGAATTGAGTAGTAGACCTGGAAGCCCTTTTGTGAATAGGGCATTTGCTCTATATCCGCCGGGTTCAACAATGAAGGTCATTACTTCGGCTGCGATCTTGCGTTCAGGGGTTAATACGGGGGATCTGTATAATTGTACTGGATCGACGATCATTAACGGACAGGTTATTCCGGAACAGAATGATAAAGCCCATGGTTGGGTGAACTATGATACAGCCCTTGCTGATTCCTGCAACACCTATTTTGCGACCTTCGGAGTGCGGAGTGGTGATAAACAATTTCTTAACGCGGTTAGAGGGTTTGGCTTTGGCCAAACGATTCCCTTTGAATTACCCATTTCACCGAGCCAAATTACGAATCAGTCATCTATCCCTAAGCAATTGAATACCAATCTGCTTGCGGCAAGTACGTTTGGTCAAGGTGAGGTGTTGGTGAGTCCTTTCCATATGGCCTTGGTCGCCGCAGGAATTGCTAACCATGGGGTTATTATGACCCCCTATATTGTGGATCAGGTATTGGATGATCAGCAAAATATTCTCTATAAAACGAGCCCAAAATCTTGGTTAACCGCTTTATCAAGCGAGGAAGCAGATAAAATTAAAAGTGCGATGATCGCCGCTGTAAATGATGGGACTGCGGCACCAGGTGGAATTGTAGGAATTCAAGTGGCCGCCAAAACAGGCTCAGCTGAGCCTGGTGGGAATGCTAAAACACATGCGTGGTATATTGCTTTTGCACCAGCCGAATCTCCTCGGATAGCAGTTGCTGTGATGGTGGAGCACGGGGGAACAGGCGGGGGCGCAGCAGCACCAATTGCCCGCGATATGATCGAAATGGCATTAAGTCAGAAAGCAGGTGAATCCAAATGA
- the rpmB gene encoding 50S ribosomal protein L28: MANVCAICGKGISTGIQVSHSHIRTKRTWKPNLQKVHAIVDGTPTRIRVCTRCLRSGKVQRAV, translated from the coding sequence ATGGCGAATGTTTGTGCTATTTGCGGAAAAGGGATTTCTACGGGTATTCAGGTCAGTCACTCCCATATCCGGACCAAACGGACTTGGAAACCGAACCTGCAAAAGGTTCATGCCATCGTTGACGGCACTCCGACCCGGATCAGAGTTTGCACTAGATGCCTACGTTCCGGCAAAGTTCAACGCGCTGTTTAA
- the pknB gene encoding Stk1 family PASTA domain-containing Ser/Thr kinase produces the protein MSKVLSDRYEIIEKIGVGGMAIVYKAKDLLLNRVVTIKVLREQFASDDDFVRRFRREAQSAASLSHPNIVSIYDVGKDGDTEYIVMEYVEGQNLKELIRNYAPLSSEQSINLARQIAEAIRHAHEHHIIHRDIKPHNILVTADGRAKVTDFGIARAVSAATMTHTGDIIGSVHYLSPEQAKGVQTNEQSDLYSLGIILYELLTGKVPYDGETPVAIALKHLQENPVPPSQLNPRISQGIENVILKAIAKAPERRYQTAVEFVEDLNHIQNGEPIRKIERPLEEDLDSTRIHKSLSNGVNAALSAYSKDEEPKPNQPQKKRKRWIWVTAAVILLLIGVIGFGFRNYIGGGTTKVPNFVGHTVIEAGFMAEKSNLKLDSNPPAEEYSDTVEKGKISSQDPVADTLVKDGRTIKIWVSKGPEMLKMPNLKTGKMTEEDAKNALKTARFTGDVNVTQDTTSNLPAGIVVGQNPPADILWAKNGKIDLQVSAGTFNNNQVMPNLVGKSVTEAQNILVNQMNLKVVIVKESSTEYPKEAVMATNPKPGDPIPPGTVITITVSDGPGPLA, from the coding sequence ATGAGCAAAGTATTAAGCGATCGCTACGAAATTATTGAAAAGATCGGAGTCGGGGGAATGGCTATTGTCTATAAGGCCAAGGACCTCCTGCTTAATCGTGTTGTGACGATTAAAGTTCTTCGCGAGCAATTTGCATCAGATGATGATTTTGTACGTCGTTTTCGGAGAGAGGCTCAGTCGGCTGCTAGTCTTTCTCACCCGAATATAGTCTCGATTTATGACGTGGGCAAAGACGGGGATACAGAATATATTGTGATGGAGTATGTTGAAGGGCAAAATCTTAAGGAACTCATCCGTAATTATGCGCCCTTGTCGTCTGAACAGAGTATTAATTTGGCGAGACAAATCGCCGAAGCGATCCGTCATGCTCATGAGCACCACATTATTCATCGGGATATTAAACCTCATAATATTCTTGTGACTGCAGATGGACGAGCAAAAGTAACGGACTTCGGAATCGCAAGAGCAGTTTCTGCAGCGACGATGACTCATACTGGAGATATAATTGGCTCTGTTCATTATCTATCACCTGAACAGGCTAAAGGAGTTCAGACCAATGAGCAATCGGATCTATACTCTCTGGGAATTATACTCTATGAGTTATTAACGGGGAAAGTTCCTTATGATGGAGAAACTCCGGTCGCTATTGCGCTTAAACATCTTCAAGAAAATCCAGTTCCTCCGAGTCAGCTGAATCCAAGGATTAGCCAAGGAATCGAAAATGTAATCCTCAAGGCAATTGCTAAAGCCCCAGAGCGGCGCTATCAAACCGCTGTAGAATTTGTTGAGGATTTAAACCATATCCAAAATGGAGAACCGATTCGTAAGATAGAAAGACCACTCGAGGAAGATCTAGACAGCACTCGTATTCATAAGTCCTTAAGTAATGGAGTGAATGCAGCCTTATCAGCTTATTCAAAAGATGAGGAACCGAAGCCAAATCAGCCTCAGAAAAAACGTAAAAGATGGATTTGGGTTACGGCAGCCGTCATCCTGCTTCTAATCGGCGTAATCGGGTTTGGGTTTAGAAATTATATTGGTGGAGGAACAACGAAAGTTCCGAATTTTGTCGGTCATACGGTTATCGAGGCAGGGTTCATGGCGGAAAAATCAAATTTGAAACTCGATTCGAATCCGCCGGCGGAAGAGTATAGCGATACGGTAGAGAAAGGGAAAATCAGTAGTCAAGATCCAGTTGCCGATACACTAGTCAAAGATGGACGAACCATTAAAATTTGGGTGAGTAAAGGACCGGAAATGCTTAAGATGCCTAATCTGAAGACCGGTAAGATGACTGAGGAAGACGCCAAAAATGCACTTAAGACTGCTCGCTTTACAGGGGATGTTAACGTTACTCAAGATACGACCTCAAATTTACCAGCAGGGATTGTCGTAGGACAAAATCCTCCTGCAGATATTCTTTGGGCTAAGAATGGAAAGATTGATCTGCAAGTGAGCGCAGGAACATTCAATAATAACCAAGTGATGCCCAATTTGGTGGGTAAATCCGTAACAGAAGCACAGAATATTTTAGTTAATCAAATGAATTTAAAAGTTGTGATTGTCAAAGAGAGTTCAACTGAATATCCGAAAGAGGCGGTTATGGCGACAAATCCCAAACCAGGGGATCCAATCCCGCCCGGTACGGTTATAACCATCACGGTGTCGGATGGCCCCGGGCCATTGGCTTAA
- a CDS encoding Asp23/Gls24 family envelope stress response protein: MGKEINNNLGKIDISEEVIATIAGAAAVECYGLVGMSSRKITDGFTELLGRENLARGVMVKIDDNQVVIDLYIVVGYGVNISEVATNVMERVRYTTENLTGLHVAEVNVNVQGVRVLE; encoded by the coding sequence ATGGGTAAAGAAATTAACAACAATTTAGGGAAAATTGATATTTCGGAAGAAGTTATCGCGACAATTGCCGGAGCGGCTGCTGTAGAATGTTATGGTTTGGTGGGAATGTCTTCTCGTAAGATAACCGATGGGTTTACCGAATTGCTGGGTCGTGAAAATTTGGCCCGAGGGGTAATGGTTAAAATTGATGATAACCAAGTGGTTATCGATCTATACATTGTTGTTGGCTATGGAGTGAATATTTCCGAAGTCGCAACGAATGTCATGGAACGAGTACGATATACGACAGAAAACCTGACCGGGCTTCATGTTGCTGAAGTGAACGTGAATGTTCAAGGCGTTCGTGTGCTTGAGTAA
- a CDS encoding FhaA domain-containing protein, whose amino-acid sequence MSLLARFEEVAEHLFTGVFKKNATRLQPVEIAKELVKAMHKNKQVSISQVYVPNVYRVFLHSSDWSPLASFGDAFLLELSKYIYAEGQRSGFTFLSKPSIELHSDDTVKPCEMFVEVDFDDSIEINWEADEDYEEKYSEDSSAPESWRDQTNILQSTGPLSLADPLEQGRKSQYFLEVLEGSDQGKKFPLKEDVIYVGRHGQCEIVLKDVEVSRRHLRISRMGTGWEVDDLGSTNGTCLNSQRVTKQILVPGDRIEIGQTVMALRRE is encoded by the coding sequence ATGAGCCTTCTAGCCCGTTTTGAAGAAGTAGCTGAACATCTATTTACTGGGGTTTTTAAGAAAAACGCGACCCGCCTTCAGCCTGTTGAAATTGCCAAAGAACTTGTTAAAGCCATGCATAAAAACAAGCAAGTGAGCATCTCACAGGTCTATGTTCCTAATGTTTATCGGGTCTTCCTTCATTCCAGCGATTGGAGTCCTTTAGCGAGCTTCGGTGATGCGTTTCTACTCGAACTTTCTAAATACATTTATGCAGAAGGGCAACGCAGTGGTTTTACCTTTTTGAGTAAACCTTCGATCGAACTTCATTCTGATGATACGGTTAAACCGTGTGAAATGTTTGTTGAAGTCGATTTTGATGATTCCATCGAGATCAATTGGGAAGCGGATGAGGATTACGAGGAAAAGTATAGCGAAGACAGTTCTGCACCGGAATCTTGGCGAGATCAGACCAATATTTTGCAGAGTACGGGACCTTTAAGTCTTGCTGATCCTTTAGAACAAGGAAGGAAATCGCAGTATTTTCTCGAAGTCTTAGAAGGTTCAGATCAAGGGAAAAAGTTTCCACTTAAAGAAGACGTTATTTATGTCGGGAGGCATGGTCAATGTGAGATCGTTCTTAAGGATGTGGAAGTATCCCGAAGACATCTTAGAATAAGTCGCATGGGGACTGGCTGGGAAGTCGATGATTTAGGGAGTACGAATGGAACTTGTCTTAATAGTCAACGTGTTACAAAGCAAATTCTTGTCCCGGGAGACCGAATTGAAATCGGGCAAACCGTAATGGCTCTTCGTCGGGAATAG